One Aegilops tauschii subsp. strangulata cultivar AL8/78 chromosome 7, Aet v6.0, whole genome shotgun sequence genomic window carries:
- the LOC141020596 gene encoding uncharacterized protein, with protein sequence MVHVELDLADEWSESDVSEDVSDSEVGDGLDWLDAVESHDGSARLSAAFSTVGGAAAARRLNAHGGVLSRPFQPLSNRTQKLASHIRATPLEEWEGRMNVGMSNSVTTAIRDSIRIHQLAK encoded by the exons ATGGTGCACGTCGAGCTCGACCTTGCGGACGAGTGGTCCGAGTCCGACGTCTCGGAAGATGTCTCCGACTCCGAAGTGGGCGACGGCCTGGACTGGCTCGACGCCGTCGAGAGCCATGATGGTTCAGCCCGGCTATCCGCCGCCTTCTCGACCGTCGGAGGCGCGGCCGCGGCGCGGAGGCTGAATGCGCACGGCGGCGTGCTCTCCCGCCCCTTTCAGCCGCTCTCCAATCGCACGCAGAAGCTTGCCTCCCACATCCGGGCCACGCCCTTGGAG GAGTGGGAAGGTAGAATGAACGTGGGGATGTCAAATTCGGTAACGACTGCAATCAGGGACAGCATAAGGATACATCAATTGGCAAAATAA